A region of the Agrobacterium sp. RAC06 genome:
GAAAGGCAAAGGTTTGACCCAGCAGGTTGACGAGGGACATCTGGAGGAGACGGATTCCGGCTCCGAGCAGCGTCGGCTGTTCAGCCATCCCTTCACGCTCATCCGCCGGATCTTCGGCCACGCGCTGTTTTCCAGCCTGACGCGCCGGATCGTCTTCTTCAATCTCGCCGCACTCATCGTGCTCGTCGGCGGCATCATGTATCTCAATCAGTTCCGCGAGGGACTGATCGATGCACGCGTCGAGAGCCTTCTGACGCAGGGCGAGATCATCGCGGCGGCCGTATCGGCATCTGCCTCTGTCGATACGAACTCGATCACGATCGATCCGGAGAAACTGCTCGAACTGCAGGCCGGACAGAGCATCACGCCGGTTCCGAACGACGAAGATCTCGAGTTTCCGATCAATCCGGAACGCGTGGCACCGGTTCTTCGGCGCTTGATCTCCCCGACGCGCATCCGCGCCCGCCTCTTCGACGCCGATGCCAACCTGCTGCTTGATTCGCGGCATCTCTATTCGCGCGGCCAGGTTCTGCGCTTCGACCTGCCGCCGGTCGACAATGATTCCACCAGCTTTACCGACTGGATCACTCGCCTCTTCAACACGATCCTGCAGCCCGGCAATCTGCCGGTCTATCGGGAAGCGCCTGGCGGTGACGGCTCGATCTATCCGGAGGTCATGAACGCGCTGACCGGGGTTCGCGGTGCGGTCGTCCGCGTGACCGACCAGGGGGAGCTCATCGTGTCTGTCGCAGTACCGGTACAGCGCTCCCGTGCCGTACTTGGTGTGCTGCTGCTTTCGACCCAGGCAGGCGACATCGACAAGATCGTCCATGCTGAACGCCTCGCGATCCTGCGGGTGTTCGGGGTTGCGACCCTCGTCAATATCGTTGTGTCGCTGCTCTTGTCCTCGACCATCGCCAATCCGCTGCGCCGCCTCTCGGCAGCCGCCATCCGTGTTCGCCGTGGCGCAAAGGAGCGTGAGGAAATCCCCGACTTCTCCATCCGACAGGACGAGATCGGCAACCTTTCCATCGCGCTTCGCGAAATGACGACAGCGCTCTACGATCGCATTGATGCGATCGAGAGTTTCGCTGCCGACGTCAGCCACGAGCTCAAGAACCCGCTGACCTCGCTGCGTTCGGCCGTCGAAACCCTGCCGCTCGCCAAGACAGACCAGTCCCGGCAGCGGCTTATGGATATCATCCAGCACGATGTCCGCCGTCTCGACCGTCTGATCAGCGACATCTCCGACGCCTCACGCCTCGACGCGGAACTGGCGCGCTCGGACGCAAAGCCTGTCGATCTCGGGGTGCTCGTTTCCAGCCTCGTCGACATCTCCAGGGAAATCCGCAGCGGCAAGAAGGCCGTTCAGATCGACTACGTGATCGATCAGAAACCCGGATCGAACCAGCATTTCGTCGTCCACGGGCACGACCTGCGTCTCGGACAAATCGTCACCAACCTGATCGAGAATGCACGGTCCTTCGTGCCAGAAGACAGCGGCCGGATCCTCGTCAAGCTGTCGCGCAATCGCACGCGGTGCCAGATCCAGGTGGAGGACAACGGGCCCGGCATTCAGGCCGAGGACATCGACCGCATCTTCGAACGTTTCTATACCGACCGACCAGAGGGCGAGAGCTTCGGCCAGAATTCCGGTCTCGGACTTTCGATCAGCCGACAGATCGCCGAGGCCCATGGCGGCACCCTGCGGGCCGAAAACGTCGTGGACCCGGCATCGGGCCGCATCACCGGCGCCCGCTTCGTCCTGTCCCTGCCCGTAGAAACTGCGGCATGACGGGCGAGACCCACAACATCCACGCGACGGCGATCAGCGTCGATGGTCTCGGCTTGGCATTTGTCGGGCCATCGGGCAGCGGCAAGTCGAGCCTTGCTTTCGATTGCCTCGCAGAAGCCAGGCTCGCCAATATCCCGGCTGCGCTAATCTCGGATGACCGTGTCATCATATCGCTGGAGAACGGCCAGGTCTTTGCCTCCTGCCCCGAACCGATCCGCGGTCTGATCGAACTCCGATACAGCGGTATCGTCTCCGTCGATCATGTGGACCGCGCCGAACTGAGCTATATTGTGCTGCCGGTCGGCGCGGATGAAAGACATCGGTTGCCGCCGGACGACGAGCAAGCCGAGCTTATCGCGGGACTTAGCCTTCCGGTCGTCAGGGTGCCGATGTGGAGCCGTTTTCCACTCAGCCTGATCTTGGCGCGTATTCGAAGCCTTGC
Encoded here:
- a CDS encoding sensor histidine kinase, encoding MTQQVDEGHLEETDSGSEQRRLFSHPFTLIRRIFGHALFSSLTRRIVFFNLAALIVLVGGIMYLNQFREGLIDARVESLLTQGEIIAAAVSASASVDTNSITIDPEKLLELQAGQSITPVPNDEDLEFPINPERVAPVLRRLISPTRIRARLFDADANLLLDSRHLYSRGQVLRFDLPPVDNDSTSFTDWITRLFNTILQPGNLPVYREAPGGDGSIYPEVMNALTGVRGAVVRVTDQGELIVSVAVPVQRSRAVLGVLLLSTQAGDIDKIVHAERLAILRVFGVATLVNIVVSLLLSSTIANPLRRLSAAAIRVRRGAKEREEIPDFSIRQDEIGNLSIALREMTTALYDRIDAIESFAADVSHELKNPLTSLRSAVETLPLAKTDQSRQRLMDIIQHDVRRLDRLISDISDASRLDAELARSDAKPVDLGVLVSSLVDISREIRSGKKAVQIDYVIDQKPGSNQHFVVHGHDLRLGQIVTNLIENARSFVPEDSGRILVKLSRNRTRCQIQVEDNGPGIQAEDIDRIFERFYTDRPEGESFGQNSGLGLSISRQIAEAHGGTLRAENVVDPASGRITGARFVLSLPVETAA
- a CDS encoding HPr kinase/phosphorylase encodes the protein MTGETHNIHATAISVDGLGLAFVGPSGSGKSSLAFDCLAEARLANIPAALISDDRVIISLENGQVFASCPEPIRGLIELRYSGIVSVDHVDRAELSYIVLPVGADERHRLPPDDEQAELIAGLSLPVVRVPMWSRFPLSLILARIRSLAANRQFTR